A stretch of DNA from Acanthopagrus latus isolate v.2019 chromosome 7, fAcaLat1.1, whole genome shotgun sequence:
GTGTTACAAAAATAGACGCTTGATGAATTGGAGTTAGCGTGTGCAGGCTTTCAGTGTGGTCGTTGGATATATCCGTGGCAGGGATAATGCTCTGGCTGACGTGCTGTCTCACTTGTAATCTGCGTCTAAACTGAACAACGTCTCCTGAGATGACTgtaaatttgtttgtttttttgtttttttttctctctctcgacCATTGTTCAGTATCTCAGTGCTAGCCAGGATGTATCACTGTGGCTGTTGATGAGCCTCCTGCCTTTCCAGGTGATAGCGGTCTCCCTGATTGGAAATATCCAATGAGAAGGGATAGGGCACtagcctctgtctgtctcactcgTACTCCATTCCACCTGATACTGACTTGAGAGGCCTGGAGGCTGGTTgtggtattttgttttgttttgttcatctgaTTGGTGTGGTAGTTCAGTTTTCTTGGCTTTTCAGTTAGTTTCAATTGGGTTTAATTATCAGGGTCAGGGTTAGTGTTAGGGTCCCGGTGGCAGccctttctttgtttgttttggcagtcagtttatttatttgtttgattgtttagGGGTTGGTTTGCTGTTCAAGTAAATAAATTGACCTAACTTTTAAACTGCAACTTGTTCTGTCTTGTGTTTAGATCTCATTTGGAGGGGGTCCTAACAGTAGTGACTTGGTAGTAATCTAGTCCTGTTGTCCTTTCCTGTTTGAAGGTGGAGCTGGCTCTTTGGGACACAGCGGGACAAGAGGACTACGATCGATTGCGACCTCTCTCCTATCCAGACACGGACGTGATCCTTATGTGTTTCTCCATTGACAGCCCTGACAGTTTGGGTGAGATTTCCTCTATGtcatattttacttttgttttaactCAGTATTTTTTTTGCACCTGCTCTGGTTCAACCTGTTCCCCTTGTGCCTGTTGTAGAGAACATTCCTGAGAAGTGGACTCCCGAGGTCAAGCACTTCTGTCCCAGTGTGCCCATTATTCTCGTGGGTAACAAGAAAGACCTGCGGAATGATGAGCACACACGTCGAGAGTTAGCCAAGATGAAACAGGTCagagaggcctgtaattaaTGGAGCTCATTTAGATGCTTTTACGAGTTTCAAGCctgcaaaatgtataaatggtCACTACGTTATTGTCATTAGGATTCATGCTTATAAATGTAGTTGTATTTcttgcctgtgtttttttttccagtaacaTTCATCAGCATTTTGTAGGGCTGTAGCGGATTTGAATGGTTGGTTTGTGGTGTGTCGGCAAGATTAcagaaaaactgctgaacagatttcaaagaaacaaggatggaggatgggtctccCAGGTCTTTACTGCTACATCCAGGTGTAGCAgatttaaatttgttttcataGTGGGTAGTGTTTTGTGTTGTACTTGTCTCTATTTCCTGGCTCAGATGCTGGGTTTTAAAATGGTTAGACATGGGCCATTGCTATACCTGAACCTTTGGTTTGTGATTGATGTGATTAGTCTGATTATTATGGCCAGAGGATGACCTTCTGGTTTCTTTAAAGCTAAGGGACAAAATTGCTTGTTTTACACAAACTTTCTGAAGTTATTGTATTCGCTAATTGGATTAGTTGAACAGCTTCAGTTGTTCTCAAACTGCGAAAGGGgtcactgaaagaaaaaagttagCAACCACTGTATTGAGCTAATCCAAAAAGACTTTTGAGGCCAGTTTTACATATAAAGATAGTGTAATGTAACCCTTGTTTAAACTCTAAGTGTAGAGGCCTGTGGAAATGATAGATTTATAAGAAGAACCAGCTGCTGAATGCAAAGATAGTGCCCATTCAGTCCGATGAGAATTGCTCGCCTAGTGCATACACCAGAAGTGTTTTCTAGATTCCAGGTGTACTTCCTGGTTACATGcaaggaatttaaaaaagaagcaaagtcactgaatcttgctttggtgccagacttTGTTGGGAGCTATAATGGGGGATGCTTGGAAAAATCCAACATATCTGCTGATGAGAAAGTGcctcctgaaaaacaaagaacagactTCCGAGAGTAATCCGAgagatcacagcagtcagtccatcacttcatccggGGActtcaagatgagcaactggacagcctctgagatccaggagatggtagcgtctccttggtctctagctgtttggttgtgtccgcttgttgttgtaacGGCAAGCTAGGAccggtcgctactttcaaattaaaagccccccactaagaacccagttctaaactccatTGGGGTGCAATtaaagctcttattttaaagacaaattcgttttcactgttcacagcccaactagagcttcacgtcacatgtttacgcctacttcagtggcggcttttggaaaaggaggaatattacgcctccattttagaaagacagggcAGCATATTGCcacccttaccttggagcaaatgtgccgccttttctatctaaaaagggctaatGACGTAATGACCCatcttttttatgttattaGGCCCACTGAATATGGTCAGCATATTTTCATCATGTAGATGTTGCATCGTGATTGCATAACAAATTTTCAAATGGCTTTACAGGGCTCCAGGAAAGTTTTGAAAAGTATTATACCTATATtacttgaaaaatgtattgtctttaattttcctctgacattGTTTACTTTTAACAGGAACCAGTGAAGTCAGATGAGGCAAAGGATATGGCTAACCGGATCAATGCCTTTGGTTACTTGGAGTGCTCGGCCAAGACTAAGGATGGTGTGAGGGAGGTGTTTGAAATGGCCACCAGGGCGGCTCTACAGGCCAAGAGACGAGGGAAGAAGGGTGGCTGCCTTCTGCTTTAGATTATCAGCTCAGGattgggagggaggggaaagaaatccaaacaaagaaaaaaaacatccctcaTATGTCTGCTTTGTTACTAAGATGGGCACATTTGAATGGGGAGTTACAGGGATGAGGGAGAAAAGTCAAACCAGGCCAAAGGTGATACAAAGgtcacaaaaaggaaaaagggagtACACACTCAAGTCCAAGGTTATAGCCTTTAGTATGAGGGTATTATTAGTGCAAAAGGTTTTAGCACCTGTAACAGTGGAATTTGTAGTTTTATTATGgtgattgtgtatgtgtatcagtAAATTTGAGGTCACATACTCAtgagttgtgtatttttttttctctccacaaatacaacacaacacttacatGTTCACAAATTCATAATTACAGGTGCTCAAATCCTATTTTACAAGTCACAGTCTGAAAAACTGACACGCTCACATTTTTGCTCCTATTGTAGtatatttggtgcaaaacatatttgtgtacCTGTATCAAACAATGTGAAGTTGTGGACAAAATTTGAATATGTGCAAATTTGAATGTGAACTTGTGCAATAAATGTTCAGtgtatgtaaaataatttctcacaaaaacatttgtgttttaaaacacataagTATACTGCTAGAATTTTCCCCACGAgtcacagattctgtttccttcaACTACAATCACATATCCACTGAGATATGTGGCaatagctcagtcggtagagaCTTGGCTTAAGGACTGGAGGATGGCTGGTTCAAGTGAAAAATATTGTGGAGAAACCGCACATTTACTTctggatttcaaaataaaggtattAACAGTAAGCTATAATTCAaaacctacatttaaaataaaatgttacattaaagTGTTTCATGCGCCCACgatgaataaaaaacacttaatatCAAGTATCTTTactgcaaaataaaagtcccTCCATTAATGCCTCCAGATTGCATATTTTACCATATTTGAGGTGCTGtaaaaaccacacaaacacgGAGTGACCGCAAGTAAACAAAAGCCCctcttctctgattggctgtgggaTCAGTCGATCTCAGATCAGCACTCGCCTTTTGCTCTATAGACTGAATGCATGCAGCACACCTGACAATCCGTCATTAGCTGCACATTGTaagtatacacacacagcaagctAGGAGCAGTGTAAAGCACTACCAGTCGCCTTCACTTCAGATTTGCACATAGTCAAATTTTGTCCACAACTTCACATTGTTTGATATAGATTCACAATAGGAGTAAAAATGTGGGTGTGTCAGTTTTTTAGTCTGTGACTTGTAAAATAGGATTTGTGCACctgtaattaagaatttgtgaaCGTGTAAGTGTTGCTCCAAAAGTGCTACTTcaaacagccaatcaaatgTTGCTATTCCAAATGTCACTGCTTCActattaatattcataatttCCATTTTATATGCCACACAGAATTTATCTGGTCTTGAAAATATAATCAAACTTAAATTTCTCAATATAAAATTATTCTTAAGTGCAGTATAATAACAGAACAATCACGTCCACAGAAATGGCTACAAcagtaagtgttgtgttgtatttgtggagagaagaagagaagtacACAACTCAGACTGTGTGACCTCAAATTTactgatacacatacacaatcactgTATACAACTACAAATTCCACTGTTAGATGTGCTCAAACCGTTTGCACCAATAATATCTTCATACTTTAGCTttcaaatacaagaaaaaataagGTAATCGTGTTTAGGATTCATTTGACCTTAAAATAGAATATATCAAGTGAAAGGAACTACACAAATCCTTGGAGGTAGAACTCTAGTTCTCTGAGATAAGTACAATGGTCTCAGCTGTTCTTAACTTAAGCTTTTTGCTTTGAGGTTGAGACCAGCACCAGAGGAGATCAGAGGGCTCAGTGCAGCCACAAATGTGTGCCTGCTTAACTAACTGTTGGAAGACTCCCAAGGCTTGCAGTGTGACTGTGCTTGTCTTCCAGTTGTGTCCTATAAGTCTCTAATTTTCATCTTACTCCTTTATTTCccagtggaaacacacagtaGACCAACCTTACTAAATGGACATGGGTTTCTGTCTCATGAACTAACATTTGGGacatatttcattcatttaaatggaTAGTAGTTGATTTATTGGCATTAACTTATTTGAGTGTGTTATGAAAAGAGTGTCAATGAATGAACAGTCTGCTGGAACTGGAAGTGATTGAACTGATTTGGACTGTCAAACACCATGTATACAATTGGTATTAAAAGGTTGACGAGTTGAGATACGGGCCTTAACTTACCTCAGattagtgctgggcggtataccgGTTCATACCGAATACCGGTGtatattttcgttatgatatgaattttttaATATACCGCCATACCGCTGTATTTGATCACACAACGTTCAGAACGCTGCGCCGTGGAACACTGTTTAAGACTGGACCCTTTTCAATGttgcgcttctaaacaggcatgaTGCGACGGCCAGGCTTAGTGGGGGTAAgcagtagtgctctggtgttatgttATGTGAAGATTGATAGgatagacattgcagttcatcacttcatccgcagacgTCAAGATaagcaactggaaagctgctgagatccggGGGGTGCTagctctcctcggtctctgtagctgtctgctTGTTAGCTGCTACTgctcgctactttcaaattaaaagcccccccgcTAGGAACCCTGTTCTAAACTCCTATGGGGTGCAacgtaaagctcttattttgaagacaaattcgacaTGCTTCCTcttagctgtctgttgcttgaggcagcttACAGAGGGGGTGGGGCGCTCCATTGCACGCTTCCTTGAATAGCGGGGGTTTAACATCGGTGTGTGTTTGACcgaggaggtgagaatatgggccacgggtCTATAATTAAGCAAATCTATGAAGtgttgccacatttcttccgatgcatatgttgtatgtcactgttcacgcccaactttGTGCCTCACGTCATGCCACATGTTTACGCCGACCTCGGTGCTTTTTGGGAAGAGGGAATGAGaaactggttgagagaggacaATTACACCTCCCTTAtacctttaccttgcagcaaatgtgccgccttttcaAACTATAGGGTAAGTCCTCTCTCAACCActagaaaatgctgtgaacacctgattatgcatggaaaaaaaatactgtcatataccgtgatatacatttttggtcataccgcccagcactaccTCAGATAAAGGGAGGACCAGACCTGTGTGTGAAACAGTTACATTTGAGACATGATTTTAATTTCTGATCTGAAGTTGTTTATTTTAGTTAGAAGCCTACACATTTTCTGATCTGCTCCTGTTCCCATTTGCTATTTTGCAAAATCAACACTTCCTTCATGTTAACTGCCTTGATATGTAATGTGAATTTCTACAGCACCATCTCCATCCTACTTAAATAGTCATGTTGTGTAAGTTTCTCCTTCTTAACATAAGTACTGTTTTAAGTTACAAATTATTTCACCtcaatttttacttttatttgttgttaaGAACCCAGAGAGGAATGCAGTCTTTTTGTACAGATttaacttaaagtgaaactcttgccaaaatgcaacctaggcttttttttgtgaatgtatatgagtcaaaccttcatgtaaaagcatagttacgatgaaagaggcacttttaagattgaccgtgttatcgttttcggctcaaactaattttcaatggaagTGCATGGGGCGCTTAATAACACATACTCAATAtacacatagctcaactgaaTCACATatgtctgggctgccatgacgactgggagcggaacaagctactgttAAGGTGAGTTGTTTAAAaactctttttagtaaactgtgtacacaatgttctcagcgctcatgttcatgtgtagagaccctggtgatactatgagcaaagtttcatgttgtgtcaagccttcttagtgttttaaaaatagtgattttaatgctagcgtaaaagtaccccatgcactccattgaaaatgagtttgagccgaaaacgaaaatacagtctatcttaaaagtgcctgtttcatcgtaattatgcattaacatgaaggtttgactcatatacattcacaaaaaaagcctaggttgcattttggtgagagtttcactttaagttacTCCCAGTAGCTCATatgacagttttttgttttgtttttcaaaaaaaataaaaaattgcagGCAGTGTTGAGTTTTGTTAGGAAGCAAATGGAAATAATTATAGAATTAAAACAAGCTAACACTTTAAGTTCCTTGTAAAAAGCATTAGTTAATAAGGCCAGATGGGTTCTTAtaagatgcttattaacattaacaaaggcatttatttaaacatgtttattgttagATATTAGGACATTTCTAAACACGTATAAGAAAATACTTATGTCATTGTTAAAACTTTACTTAGcagttttgttgctttttaagattaataaaactttattatgcatttattaACCATTAACTCTGCACTTGTCAGTTAACTTTCGAAAGCAGATTTAAGGTTAACAGATCCTTTATTATGCATGAACACTTTTTGCATGTCCCATCTAACAACATGCTTATTATGCTATTATTAAGACTTGCATAGTCTGAGTAAGAAAGACTTAATGAAGCgttattgaaaatgaaattctgTTTGAGAAGTCAAGGTAGGGAGTATGAAATGACTCTGTTGCTGGAACAAGTGCTGTGGAAATATACATCTAATTTTAGTGTGTAAGATATAACTGTATAATTTGTCCCCTCTCTTTTAAACCCAGctattatttgttgtttggctGTTAGACACACTTCTTAAACACCAGCTCTTATTTGAAAATTGACCGTGTACCTGTATGTCAGTATGTTTGTTGGGAGcgtgttttgtttccagttaTGATGCCACAACTGTACTTTTTTTGCTTTAgattttgttgtgttattttaactCTATGTGATATTCTACTGGCTTACATTGTATtatttgcacacattttaaaacaaaaggtCAGTGTAGTGCgcactttgacaaaaaaatgtcagcttatGAAATGCAACTATTTGTTATTTGTAAGAGGAATATTCTTTTGTACACAAACATATTCTCATttttctcagtcttttttttttttatgtattccaGAGGAAAGAAATTGTAACTTGTAAAGGCATCTTTTACTTGTGTAAAAGATGCCTTTGTCTGCTACAGATGAATCAGTCATCACAAAGTTTCCAAAGATAGTCAATTAGTCACACTGtatttaaaatgctaaatattttcAGTTGAGTGTACTGTGCAGCGATTGGCTTATGGCTGTCATGTAGCTGTAATGAGTAACTTTAATAAATTGAGACAGAATGTATGAACcccaataaaaacacagtttctgttATAAATGTGTTGTCTCAAACTATTTTAACAGACTTGACACAGTTCAGCTAGACATAAGTGTTTTCAGTTGGATTCTCAATGACAGACTATGAAAAGTAAAATCTTTGGTGTGCCCcttcaccaattttacacattaaaggtgTTGTGGAGCACTAttacatatgtgaaaaagtaatataatgtattttgtggtttcagaggaagctggatgtaatctgataaattgcctcaagtgatgtcatgcaATGACTGTGTTTCATTATGGGGAATGTAGGCACCAGCAGAACCacatatcattttttattttatgcattCAACTTACTTTTGGAAACATGgcacccacaatgcaattaaGCCtttgtgtgacatcactggaagaaTTTCAGTTTACTTGCAGCTTCagctggagccacaaaaggcttcagatttcttttttcacatatgcagtagtactccccaaaatctgtaaacacactttactgTGAACAATTGGTGGTTACTGTtcaaacaaaaagggaaaaaaacctttatttttcttgctaAATTTGTAGTTTGCATTGTCAGCGGTAATAAAATAgattaaatatttcacaaagGACAATCAGCACCTTGGAACAAGTTTAATGATTCCATGTAATGAACAGTGCTTGACAAGATTACTTGGATTGGAAAAAATGGGATGTAGTCACCCTACAAGACTGAAGCGGTGAAGCTTGTTCTTGATTTTGGGAACACATACCTTGGGTCTCATTTATAAAATTGTTCTTAGATTTATACATGAAGATATCAGACTCATATCAGACTATGCTTCGTCTCTGTCTCATCTGGTGtcctatacaagcctgtggatgatttaaGTTTTTAAGTGCTACTGGGCTGGgtggatttctttttcaagGACTCAGTTTGGATTTTCCATGACAGtacaaaggatgtgactttatatATACATTCTCAAGTGCCTCATCTCAGTGCCTCTCCCggctctgctaacagagagcaacagtagctaatgttagtttaaaAGTGGGGTCCGCGTACATGAGCTAATAAACGGCTTCCACCACAAAACAGAAGTTCCGCAGAGCCCCTTTAAGCAGGTTCTAAAAATTCCATTTGAAACTAACCTGTGATATGTTGACCTTAAATCAACTTAAATGGATGGCACTTGCCTTGTGGTTTCCCCTTCCATAATGCAGCACAAATGAGGGTTCAGTCAAGAAAAGTCATGGAACAAAAGATTAAATTGAACTTTGAATATGGTAGACCATATTCAGTGGCCTAAATAGAaggttgagtgtgtgttgccACCGCATATTGTTCAAAAAATCTCACTGCAGACTTGGACAGATGTTTCACAAACTGCAAAACCCATATATAACTAAAATCACTTACTcgtgtttatattttgtttagaGAAAACATTATTGCCACATCAAAATTAAGGTTTTACAAATTACTACCTACACTTATGTCATACTTGAGATCAAAACTGATAATAAgtctgttttataaatgaggacCCTGTGGACTGTTAACTGACTGACTTGGTGGGTTGCTCCAGACCAAACAATATCCTGAATCCAGTTCAGGAGGGAGCAAAAGAACTCCAGTCGACGGTTTCCTCTGTCGAGCTGCAGGTTTCTAATCATAATAAAGAAATGGACAGAAATGGACCATCAACCTCAAACGTCctcaagaaacagaaacaagtgcAGTTGTCTACAATACAGCACTAAGAAACAGTGCAACATCCAGCAGGTGGTGTCTTGGCCTGACAGTGGGCTCAGTCCTCAGCTTCATTCTAATGTCTGATGGAGTCCTGCCACAAATTCCTGATAACATGGCTCTGAAATAAAGAGCATAAGGgactttgtttaaaaaagagatGTGAATTAGTCGACTGATGGGATGGAAATTACATGGATGGCCGCAAACCTGTGTCTGGCTCAATAAATGAATGTCTAATGAGGAAGTCCAAGACCACCATGGCACAGTTGGGTTTGAAGTCTTCAGTGGCCAACAGGTCCTTCACCTAAAACCAAGACAGAGCCATCACATCCTTTCTCTCTCATATTTTCATCACATCTTAATCtcattttttgttattgttattttcaatgTCTCCCCTCAGAATACTGTTATTTCAGCAATACTAACCTCATCTATGGACAGGAGGTAGAAGTCTTGCACCTCTTTATCCCCTATAATGGGCTTGAAATCCAGCGGAAGTTCCaaatcaaagacaaactgaGTTTCTGCATAGACCCCTTCTTTGTCCTCATAGGTGTAGCTGaaaaattaagttaaaaatTAGTAAGTTATGGAATCAGGagacttttgtctttttaatatttatgtccATCATAGTATGAGATTCCTGTAGAACAGAGGGTCACTGCCCATGAAAATGGTTCACCGGTGAGCCTGAAGGGCAGATACCAATCTGTGccccttttcattttcacccaTTTCTTAAAATGTGCCCTGTGGAgttgtcatgaaaacaaaaacagaaatgctgctTATATCCAGTGTTTCTCaccaaaatgtgttgtgtttcattttcagagtaattttaaaaaacttttccaCAGTTTATAGCAGTGGTCTCAAACTGCTGGCCCCTGGTCCACTtccagcccccctccctctggCACGTAACCTGATGTCAAAAATATGATGGAGCCTTTGCCTTGACGGCAAATCCACCGCCGTCTTGTCACTCCGCTCTACCAACGTTACTCTCTCAATGCTAAAAGTTAAATGTGACTGCCACATAATTAGTGTAAGTCTTGAGTTATGgccaaaagtgtgttttgtgagtgaCCTTGACTTTTGCCCACCaaattctaatcagttcatccttgagtccaagTGAACGTTTGGGCAAATTTGAGCAAATTCTTTACATTTAACAAGAATTAatggatgtactgtatgtacatacaaacaatacaaacaaacaagaggcataaaaacaacactcaactatttttatttcataaaaggCCTAATTCATTACAACAGCCTGCTAGTTATAGTTTTTAATCAAACAAGAGGAAATCGTGCATTCGTTGGAAACTATTTTGAGCGGCAGATTAATCCGCAGCTGATGCTCTAGTGAGTATTTAGGGCAgcaggaaggtgtgtgtgtgtgtgtgttttcatggtgatgatgaagggATATTTCACTCACTGCAGTGATGTGGCACAATGATTTGTGAACAATGGAACCTCTATACATATGGTACAGAGagataaaatatgtatttcaagcactgacaataaatcacaagatgtctcctttaaaaatgtgtcatttttaaaatatggcCACAATCTGAAAGGAAGCGCTGTATGTCTTTAAACATGTAGGCAGCATATCTCCAGAGTAACTGACAACTACAGCTCTTTGCGAGCTAACCTTGGCTTTAACTAGCTAcagttagctaattagctcatttAGCTATGGAGCCATTGGCTCCATAGCTAAATGAGTTCAGACGTctgaacacaggtggaaaccaTAAGGGGACTGAATATGGCCTCCTAGACTGACAGATGTCAGTCTGAAGAAGAGGAATTAGTttagaggtgatttacagcagctctgaccaggactatgactcaGGATGAGTAGACACAACAGGTGGGGATAGTAGAGGCGTGAAGTGGCAGAGGAGAGACAGTCAGGTGAAAACAATGGCAGAAAGGCAGCATATAATCACATCCTACTCTGCAAAAGAGCTCTCCTTTGTTGACATTCTGACACTTTTACCACTTTAATACCACTTTTCCACaggtcaaaaatcccacttaaactTGCTAAGATGGGGCAATGGCAATGTGTAAACTCGGCATTTACAGCAAAGTTAATGACCCTGCAGTAGGCacaggtttttttccccctcagctcAGCTTTGATCTAAACTTAAGACCTGGGTGAGCATGCTAAATTCCGCTGGGCGAAGTGATGATGCATTATCATCATCCGGTGGTGGCATGtaaataaggaaggaatttGGGATGCAGCCAATTTAAGGATGTCTTTATTACTGGACAaagtgttggaggtggagccccgTTCATTCGtataaaagctgctcagtggtgatTTGAAGCCAGAAAAGCTTGAGTTCCCGCCTATGAATATACCTGGATCACCGACAGATGGGCTGCACATACAGTTAACACTGTTGGttcttcattttcagctgaTAATGGGAGTTTAATTTTTGAACGTTCTGATCtgaaattctggccatattttacaCATTGCCTCTTTATCTCCAAATGATTGGGGTGCTTTTATGAGTGGTGGTGTTTAGCTCACCTTACTGTGGTAACAGGACAAGCCTTCTCAGCAATGGCTGCTGGGATACAAGCTTCCTCCTGACATTCTTTGACCAGAGTTTGTTTGATGCTGAGCCCAGCCGCCAGACCCCCTGCTGCCTTCCAAGGTACAAAAGACAAGCCTTTTTTGATTGTACAGCTCTGAATTTTATGaactttgcatttaaatgttgatcTTTTATGGATGTTTGCTGAATCTACTAAGGCAGACAGTGTCAGTTACAACTTATACTCACCACATTGTCCAGAAGTCCAGGGTATGTCTGCTTAGCGGGGGAGCGTCGTGCCAGCCACATGCTGACCTCGCCACTGCTACTGACAGTGTAACCATTAAGATGGACCCCATACCGTTTCACCCCAAAAAGACCTGTAGTGTAGCGGCATGGTCAGCTCAGTATAGGCTAATATTAATCAAACTGTACAtggtgctttcactgtgtgccaAACTTACATGTTGCAGCTCTTTCCATCCACATCAGAGGAGGGTCGGAGAATTTTGACATCACGCTGTATTTCTGAAAGATAAAGAATGCTTCAAACATAATTTAATATGATGCAAATTTTGCTGATTGTTGGACAGTCCAGTATGATATGGAAGACGCAAGTGATTACAAAGAATATCCCTGGAAAATTTCATGGTGTCTTTTTGCTATTTTTCAGACCATCTGCCTCTGGTCAGAGGACATTTTGTCCTGAATCtagcaggagagaaaaagcaaGAATTGTCTGCAGGGAACTGTGAATATCTGCACAAATTGCAAACTGCTGCTCAGGTGCTCAGAGCTGGCCAATACCTAATCAGTAATAAccagtaataaacaaataattcattagagtacctgttgatatttttttaattaaaaaagtaatcttaaattataaatccttcctctaggaagttctagttcaaactgaaatgtaaacaaaggtaCTCAATGTGTTAGGTATAAAATAGTGCAACCATAGTTAAACTGAGATAATGCCATTGTTATAGgactgcatggtacatttttgtctgacataaacatagaCATAACTGCGGTCCCTCCGCCCTCCAGCTAGACACGAGGGG
This window harbors:
- the tpk2 gene encoding thiamin pyrophosphokinase 2; amino-acid sequence: MANSAWSESVLRLLRRMNNFYLPVSNRENCIRFKIGEAQVGWIPPHVASLLGRYPEVFSPPHDGAVSLSHSLDSYQKRSEAVDAVLQTLRQEGSLPCLKGWRDEKYSVMSKFSDPPLMWMERAATCLFGVKRYGVHLNGYTVSSSGEVSMWLARRSPAKQTYPGLLDNVAAGGLAAGLSIKQTLVKECQEEACIPAAIAEKACPVTTVSYTYEDKEGVYAETQFVFDLELPLDFKPIIGDKEVQDFYLLSIDEVKDLLATEDFKPNCAMVVLDFLIRHSFIEPDTEPCYQEFVAGLHQTLE
- the LOC119022567 gene encoding rho-related GTP-binding protein RhoA-C isoform X2 yields the protein MCFSIDSPDSLENIPEKWTPEVKHFCPSVPIILVGNKKDLRNDEHTRRELAKMKQEPVKSDEAKDMANRINAFGYLECSAKTKDGVREVFEMATRAALQAKRRGKKGGCLLL
- the LOC119022567 gene encoding rho-related GTP-binding protein RhoA-C isoform X1 — its product is MAAIRKKLVIVGDGACGKTCLLIVFSKDQFPEVYVPTVFENYVADIEVDGKQVELALWDTAGQEDYDRLRPLSYPDTDVILMCFSIDSPDSLENIPEKWTPEVKHFCPSVPIILVGNKKDLRNDEHTRRELAKMKQEPVKSDEAKDMANRINAFGYLECSAKTKDGVREVFEMATRAALQAKRRGKKGGCLLL